A segment of the Georgenia sp. M64 genome:
CCGGCGTGGCCTACTTCGTCTCGCACGAGCTCCTCGGGCACGAGCTGCCGATGTTCGCCCCCATCGCGGCGTGGATCGTGCTGGGCCACAGCCAGGACCGGCAGGTGCGCCGCACCGCCGAGCTGGGGGCCGGGGTGACCATCGGCGTGTGGCTGGGGGAGGTCTTCGTCCAGGTCTTCGGCACCGGGGCGGTCCAGATCGCCGTCGTCCTGCTCCTCGCCGCCCTCGCGGCGCGGTTCATCGACCGCGGCCCCCTGCTCACCACGCAGGCGGGCGTCCAGAGCGTCGTCATCGTCGCCATGCCGACGACGATGGTCACCGACGGTGCCCTGGGCCGCTGGTCCGACGCGCTCGTCGGCGCCGCGCTCGGGCTGCTCGTCACCGCGCTGGTGCCCGCCGACGTCGTCGGCCGCTCACGGGCCCTGGCCCGTACCGCGCTGGACCAGCTCGCCACGATGCTCGCCACCCTCGCCCGGGGCCTGCGCGCCGGCGACCCGCAGGTCGCCGCGGACGCCCTCACCATGGGCCGGGCGTCGCAGCCGAGCCTGGACGCCTGGTCCTCGGCGATGCGCAGCGCCCGTGAGATGGTCCGGGTCAACCCGGTCGTGCGGGGCGAGCGGACGACCGTCGCGGAGCTCAGCCGGGCGGCCGTCCTGGCCGACCGCGCCATGCGCAACGCCCGGGTGGTGGCCCGGCGCGCCGTCGTCGCCGTCCAGGAGGAGGGGCCCGCGCCCGACGTCGCCGGGCACGTGGAGACCCTCGCCGTCGCCATGGGCTCCCTCGCGGCGGCGGTGGGCCGCGGTGACCCGCCCGACCACGCCCGGGCGCTGCTTCAGGAGGTCGCCGCGGCGCTGGCGCCCGAGGCCTACGCCGAGGGCTGGCGCCGCCAGACCCTCGTCTCCCTGCTGAGGTCCCTGGCCGTGGACGCGCTGGAGATCACCGGCATGTCGCACGGCGAGGCGACCGGTGAGCTCGCCGAGGACTCCTAGCCCAGGAGCACGTCCTCGCCCTCGACGCGCAGCTCCACCGGCGGCAGCGGCTGGGTGGCCGGTCCGGCGTGCACCGCGCCGTCGGCGGTGGAGAACGTCGAGCCGTGGCACGGGCACACCAGCTCGGTGCCCCGGGCGGCGACGAGGCAGGCCCGGTGGGTGCACACCGCCGAGAGGCCGTGGACGTCGCCGGCCTCGTCGCGCACGATGGCCACGCCCTCGCCGGGGCTGGGCTCCACGACGACGGCGGTGCCCGGGGCGAGGTCGGCCAGGGAGGCCAGCGGCGCGGGCCCGGCGGCGGTGCCGGTGGCAGGCCCGGCGCTGGGCGGCGCAGC
Coding sequences within it:
- a CDS encoding Rieske (2Fe-2S) protein, with translation MTAADAPTRRTFLVAGAGALAVPVLAACGAAEPAAPPSAGPATGTAAGPAPLASLADLAPGTAVVVEPSPGEGVAIVRDEAGDVHGLSAVCTHRACLVAARGTELVCPCHGSTFSTADGAVHAGPATQPLPPVELRVEGEDVLLG
- a CDS encoding FUSC family protein, yielding MSRPEGSDGPGRPGGPAQAARLVAAGLGQSMDLRRWKVFLGVRSRLGTRRVREGFVPVLTAALTAGVAYFVSHELLGHELPMFAPIAAWIVLGHSQDRQVRRTAELGAGVTIGVWLGEVFVQVFGTGAVQIAVVLLLAALAARFIDRGPLLTTQAGVQSVVIVAMPTTMVTDGALGRWSDALVGAALGLLVTALVPADVVGRSRALARTALDQLATMLATLARGLRAGDPQVAADALTMGRASQPSLDAWSSAMRSAREMVRVNPVVRGERTTVAELSRAAVLADRAMRNARVVARRAVVAVQEEGPAPDVAGHVETLAVAMGSLAAAVGRGDPPDHARALLQEVAAALAPEAYAEGWRRQTLVSLLRSLAVDALEITGMSHGEATGELAEDS